From the genome of Candidatus Methylomirabilota bacterium:
CCATACCCTCACGGCGCATATAAAGGGTCAAGATGTTCCGAAATTCCGATCTCCAAAGAAGGGGCACAGCCCAATGATCACGACGAAGGACCTCTTCGGACACTTTGTTCCTATCGCCAGGAATCAGTAGATAGGCGATCAGGTTGGAATCGCCACTATCATGGGCGCCCGGTTCGCTTCGCTTCTTCGAGAAGGTCATCTGTAAGCCGACCGGGCAAGCTCTCACGATGTTGGCGAATCTCCACCAGGTAGGCATCCACGTCGACCTTGCGCGGCATAACTGACGACACAAGTATCGCCAATACCTCCCGGTTGAGACTTCTGCCGTTGCGTTTCGCCCGCTGCTTAAGGGCTTTGTGGATGTTCTGTGGGATGTCTTTCAGGGTAATGGTTGCCATATAACAACCATATCAAAACCATTTTGGTTGTCAATAGAAATTGAGGGCTAACGCTTGGCTCACCGGCAGGCTTTTCCGCACGGTGCAGCCGGGTGTTATGATGCCAAGTTATTTCTCTTGTAGAATAGCAAAGGCGTCAATCCTGGGCTGGATGGCTTCCAGCACTTCTTTTGCGACCTCCTCGGGCTTGATCCTTCCCTTTGCGATCGCCGATGCAACACACAGGTCGGGGTCCAGGTCGTTGTAGTGTGAGAACATCCT
Proteins encoded in this window:
- a CDS encoding Arc family DNA-binding protein → MATITLKDIPQNIHKALKQRAKRNGRSLNREVLAILVSSVMPRKVDVDAYLVEIRQHRESLPGRLTDDLLEEAKRTGRP